In the genome of Pseudomonas protegens, one region contains:
- the folE2 gene encoding GTP cyclohydrolase FolE2 produces MNALTLPDIAAQASSQALPLEWVGMCGIALPVVIDGQRTAAKADAGVSLDDGEARGIHMSRLYLALEMLEQENLNPALLRRLLQRFLDSHDGLAHSAYLRLHVDLLLKRPALVSPLAGWKRYPLSIEARLNNAMFHVELKIDVPYSSTCPCSAALSRQLIQQQFVEDFANRPLQHADVLAWLGSTQGIVATPHSQRSNAHLRLRLDDFLDELPLIALINDAESALGTAVQTAVKRADEQAFALANGQNLMFCEDAARRLHLALRRSPGINAFHLRVVHAESLHAHDAVAESRWNWEA; encoded by the coding sequence ATGAACGCGCTGACTCTGCCGGATATCGCCGCGCAGGCCTCAAGCCAAGCCTTGCCTCTGGAATGGGTGGGCATGTGCGGCATTGCCTTACCTGTAGTGATCGACGGCCAGCGAACCGCGGCCAAGGCCGACGCCGGTGTCAGCCTCGACGATGGCGAAGCGCGGGGCATTCATATGTCGCGCCTGTACCTGGCCCTGGAAATGCTCGAACAGGAAAACCTCAACCCGGCACTGTTGCGTCGGCTCTTGCAGCGTTTTCTCGACAGCCATGACGGCCTGGCTCACAGCGCCTACCTGCGCCTGCACGTGGATCTGCTGCTCAAACGCCCGGCCCTGGTCAGCCCTTTGGCCGGCTGGAAGCGCTATCCGCTGAGCATCGAGGCGCGCTTGAACAACGCGATGTTCCACGTGGAACTAAAAATCGACGTGCCGTATTCCTCCACCTGTCCCTGCTCGGCAGCCCTTTCGCGGCAATTGATCCAACAGCAATTTGTCGAGGACTTCGCCAACCGGCCGCTGCAGCACGCAGATGTCCTGGCCTGGCTCGGTTCGACCCAAGGCATAGTCGCCACGCCCCACAGTCAGCGCAGCAATGCCCACTTGCGCCTGCGCCTGGACGATTTCCTCGATGAGCTGCCTTTGATAGCGCTGATCAACGACGCAGAAAGCGCCCTGGGCACCGCCGTGCAGACCGCGGTCAAACGCGCCGATGAACAAGCCTTTGCCCTGGCCAACGGACAGAACCTGATGTTCTGCGAAGACGCCGCCCGCCGCCTGCACCTGGCCTTGCGCCGCTCCCCCGGCATCAACGCCTTCCACCTGCGGGTGGTGCATGCCGAAAGCCTGCACGCCCATGACGCCGTGGCGGAAAGTCGCTGGAACTGGGAGGCCTGA